In one Penaeus monodon isolate SGIC_2016 chromosome 20, NSTDA_Pmon_1, whole genome shotgun sequence genomic region, the following are encoded:
- the LOC119585823 gene encoding neuroparsin-A-like, translated as MMTFRPAGLLFVALACVILVTVHDTEAAPSCGPTRTHVDASTCKHGTVEDWCRNRVCAKGPGEECGGEWGELGKCGGGMYCSCGFCSGCNTNLECWFGHFC; from the exons ATGATGACCTTCCGCCCAGCTGGACTTCTGTTCGTGGCTCTTGCCTGCGTTATTCTCGTCACTGTCCA TGACACGGAGGCGGCGCCGTCGTGCGGGCCGACCAGAACCCATGTCGACGCGTCCACCTGCAAGCACGGCACCGTGGAGGACTGGTGCCGTAACCGCGTCTGCGCCAAG GGCCCCGGCGAGGAGTGCGGCGGCGAGTGGGGCGAACTCGGCAAGTGCGGCGGCGGCATGTACTGCTCGTGCGGCTTCTGCTCCGGCTGCAACACCAACCTGGAGTGCTGGTTCGGCCACTTCTGCTAG